In Paracoccus aminophilus JCM 7686, a single window of DNA contains:
- a CDS encoding acetyl-CoA C-acyltransferase family protein, whose protein sequence is MSENEIVILSGARTAIGAFGGSLAGVTPIELATTVTKAALERAGVSPEKIGTVVFGHVLNTEPRDMYLSRVAMLDAGVPNTTPAMNVNRLCGSGVQAIVSAVQALTLGDADFAVAGGAESMSRAPYTVPAARFGAKMGDVKMVDMMVGALTCPMGTGHMGVTAENVSKENEISREAQDAFALESQTRAAKAIAEGRFKDQIVPIEIKTRKGVVAFDTDEHPKATDLEKLAALRPAFQKDGTVTAGNASGLNDGAGAIVLARADAAKAAGLTPKFRVLGYAVAGVRPEVMGIGPIPAVEAVLKKTGLTAADFDVIESNEAFAAQALAVNKGLGLDPAKVNPNGGAIALGHPIGATGAIITVKAMYELERTQGKKALITMCIGGGQGIALAIERI, encoded by the coding sequence ATGTCAGAGAATGAAATCGTCATCCTGTCGGGCGCGCGCACGGCCATCGGCGCTTTCGGCGGCAGCCTTGCGGGAGTGACGCCGATCGAGCTTGCGACGACGGTGACCAAGGCCGCGCTCGAGCGCGCTGGGGTTTCGCCCGAGAAAATCGGCACGGTGGTTTTCGGCCATGTTCTGAACACCGAGCCGCGCGACATGTATCTCAGCCGCGTGGCGATGCTGGACGCGGGCGTGCCGAACACGACGCCGGCGATGAACGTGAACCGGCTCTGCGGCTCGGGCGTGCAGGCGATTGTCTCGGCCGTGCAGGCGCTGACGCTTGGCGACGCCGATTTCGCCGTGGCCGGCGGCGCAGAATCCATGAGCCGCGCGCCCTATACGGTGCCCGCGGCGCGCTTCGGTGCGAAAATGGGCGATGTGAAGATGGTCGATATGATGGTCGGCGCGCTGACCTGCCCGATGGGCACCGGCCATATGGGCGTGACGGCGGAAAACGTCTCGAAAGAGAACGAGATCTCGCGCGAGGCGCAGGATGCTTTCGCGCTGGAAAGCCAGACCCGCGCCGCCAAGGCGATTGCCGAGGGCCGGTTCAAGGACCAGATCGTCCCGATCGAGATCAAGACCCGCAAGGGCGTCGTGGCCTTTGACACCGACGAGCATCCCAAGGCGACCGATCTCGAGAAGCTCGCGGCACTGCGCCCGGCCTTCCAGAAGGACGGCACCGTGACGGCGGGCAATGCCTCGGGGCTGAACGATGGCGCGGGCGCGATCGTGCTGGCGCGGGCGGATGCGGCGAAAGCGGCGGGGCTCACGCCGAAATTCCGCGTGCTCGGCTATGCGGTCGCGGGCGTGCGTCCCGAAGTCATGGGCATCGGCCCGATCCCGGCGGTCGAGGCGGTGCTGAAGAAAACCGGCCTGACCGCTGCCGATTTCGACGTGATCGAATCAAACGAGGCTTTCGCGGCGCAGGCTCTGGCGGTGAACAAGGGCCTCGGCCTCGATCCGGCCAAGGTGAACCCGAATGGCGGCGCGATCGCACTGGGCCATCCGATCGGCGCGACCGGCGCGATCATCACCGTCAAGGCGATGTATGAACTGGAACGGACCCAAGGCAAGAAAGCCCTGATCACCATGTGCATCGGCGGCGGACAGGGCATCGCTCTGGCAATCGAGCGCATCTGA
- the betC gene encoding choline-sulfatase, with protein sequence MTKRPNVLILMADQLSGVLFPDGPADFLHTPNLKRLAARSTRFKNAYTGSPLCAPGRASFMSGQLPRRTRVYDNAAEFASDIPTYAHHLRRAGYQTTLSGKMHFVGPDQLHGFEERLTTDIYPADFGWTPDYRKPGERIDWWYHNLGSVTGAGVAEITNQYEYDDEVAYNACRKLYDLSRGADERPWCLTVSFTHPHDPFVARRKYWDLYERIPELAAPAPIAYADQDPHSQRLLDACDWTGLEVTEENIRRSRQAYFANISYIDDKVGEILDVLERTRQEAIILFLSDHGEMLGERGLWFKMNFFEGSARVPLMISAPGMEPGLVERPVSTIDVLPTVCDLVGISMTEIAPWTDGESLAGGGADRGPVAMEYAAEGSITPLVALVDGPWKYIACPADPEMLFHLGDDPGERVNLASDPGHADQLERMRAMAAARWDLGAYDREVRESQARRWIVYEALRNGSYYPWDYQPLMQASERYMRNHMDLNILEDSKRFPRGE encoded by the coding sequence GTGACGAAACGACCCAATGTCTTGATTCTCATGGCCGATCAGCTGTCGGGGGTGCTTTTCCCCGACGGCCCGGCCGATTTTCTGCACACGCCGAACCTGAAGCGGCTGGCGGCGCGCTCGACCCGGTTCAAGAATGCCTACACCGGCAGCCCGCTCTGCGCGCCGGGGCGGGCGAGCTTCATGTCGGGGCAATTGCCGCGCCGCACGCGGGTCTATGACAATGCCGCCGAATTCGCCTCGGATATCCCGACCTATGCCCATCACCTGCGCCGGGCGGGCTATCAAACCACGCTGTCGGGCAAGATGCATTTCGTCGGGCCCGATCAATTGCACGGGTTCGAGGAGCGTCTGACCACCGACATTTATCCCGCCGATTTCGGCTGGACGCCGGATTATCGCAAGCCGGGCGAGCGGATTGACTGGTGGTATCACAATCTGGGCTCTGTCACCGGCGCGGGAGTCGCCGAGATCACCAACCAATATGAATATGACGATGAGGTCGCCTATAACGCTTGCCGCAAGCTTTACGATCTGTCGCGGGGCGCGGATGAGCGGCCTTGGTGCCTGACCGTCAGCTTCACCCATCCCCATGACCCCTTCGTGGCGCGGCGCAAATACTGGGATCTTTACGAGCGTATCCCGGAGCTCGCCGCCCCTGCCCCGATTGCTTACGCCGATCAGGATCCGCATTCGCAGCGTCTGCTCGATGCCTGCGACTGGACCGGGCTGGAGGTGACCGAGGAGAATATCCGCCGCTCGCGTCAGGCCTATTTCGCCAATATCTCTTATATCGACGACAAGGTCGGCGAGATCCTCGACGTGCTCGAACGCACCCGGCAAGAGGCGATCATCCTCTTCCTGTCCGATCATGGCGAGATGCTGGGCGAGCGGGGGCTTTGGTTCAAGATGAACTTCTTCGAGGGCTCGGCGCGGGTGCCTTTGATGATCTCGGCGCCGGGGATGGAGCCGGGGCTGGTTGAGCGGCCGGTCTCGACCATCGACGTTCTGCCGACGGTTTGCGATCTGGTGGGTATTTCCATGACGGAGATTGCGCCTTGGACCGATGGCGAAAGCCTCGCCGGTGGCGGGGCCGATCGGGGGCCGGTGGCGATGGAATATGCGGCCGAGGGCTCGATCACGCCTTTGGTGGCGCTGGTCGATGGGCCGTGGAAATATATCGCCTGCCCCGCCGATCCCGAGATGCTCTTCCATCTGGGCGATGATCCGGGCGAGCGCGTCAATCTGGCAAGCGATCCCGGTCATGCCGATCAGCTGGAGCGCATGCGGGCGATGGCGGCGGCGCGCTGGGATCTGGGCGCCTATGATCGGGAGGTGCGCGAAAGTCAGGCGCGGCGCTGGATCGTTTACGAGGCGCTTCGCAATGGCAGCTATTATCCGTGGGATTATCAGCCGCTGATGCAGGCATCCGAGCGCTATATGAGGAACCACATGGATCTGAATATCCTTGAGGACTCCAAGCGCTTTCCGCGCGGGGAATAG
- the choX gene encoding choline ABC transporter substrate-binding protein — protein sequence MSKTLSLCLLAAGLTTALPAFANDPASCATIRTSDPGWTDITSTDGVAAVVFAGLGYKPDIRTLSVPIGYEALKSGEIDFFLGNWMPAQQKFRDDLNASGKVEELVTNLTGAKFTLAVTGTAKDLNVKDFADLDAHKDAFQGKIYGIEPGAPANQSITKMIDADKFGLGDWQLVESSEQGMLAQVQKNDAAGVPTVFLAWAPHPMNVKLAITYLAGGDEEFGPDFGGATVHTLARKHWVAQCPNAAKLLTQMVFDVDMENQLMGKILDDGMDPQVAAKGWIAANPERVTTWLEGVTTLDGKPGADAVLASVK from the coding sequence ATGTCGAAAACCCTGTCGCTCTGTCTGCTTGCCGCTGGTCTGACCACGGCCCTGCCCGCTTTCGCCAATGATCCGGCGAGCTGCGCCACGATCCGGACCTCTGATCCGGGCTGGACCGATATCACCTCGACCGATGGCGTGGCCGCCGTGGTCTTCGCAGGGCTGGGCTACAAGCCCGACATTCGCACTTTGTCGGTCCCGATCGGCTATGAGGCGCTGAAATCTGGTGAGATCGATTTCTTCCTCGGCAATTGGATGCCCGCGCAGCAGAAGTTCCGCGACGATCTGAACGCTTCGGGCAAGGTCGAAGAGCTGGTGACCAATCTCACCGGCGCGAAGTTCACGCTGGCGGTGACTGGCACGGCGAAGGATCTCAACGTCAAGGATTTCGCCGATCTCGATGCGCATAAGGATGCGTTTCAGGGCAAGATCTACGGCATCGAGCCGGGCGCTCCGGCGAACCAGTCGATCACCAAGATGATCGATGCCGACAAATTCGGGCTGGGCGATTGGCAGCTTGTCGAATCGAGCGAACAGGGCATGTTGGCGCAGGTGCAGAAAAACGATGCGGCGGGCGTGCCCACGGTCTTTCTCGCCTGGGCGCCGCATCCGATGAACGTCAAGCTGGCGATCACCTATCTCGCGGGCGGCGACGAGGAATTCGGCCCCGATTTCGGCGGCGCGACCGTGCATACGCTGGCGCGCAAGCATTGGGTGGCGCAATGCCCGAATGCGGCGAAGCTGCTGACGCAGATGGTCTTCGACGTGGATATGGAGAACCAGCTGATGGGCAAGATCCTCGACGACGGGATGGATCCGCAGGTGGCGGCCAAGGGCTGGATCGCCGCCAATCCCGAGCGCGTGACGACCTGGCTCGAAGGTGTCACGACGCTTGACGGCAAACCGGGCGCGGATGCGGTTCTGGCCTCGGTGAAGTGA
- a CDS encoding DUF1003 domain-containing protein: protein MSEPRHMPEDETPQKPCSVCHRDYPARLLTPDSDIRNSLTALIRKDVPDWNEDSAVCADCLLKYRQLYLTHVLADETGELGELESEVAEALRTGRLLTLQTAPEDIEEEQTVGQNVADVVAEWGGSWTFILLFCGVLVLWMGMNAIGILSQPFDPYPFILLNLLLSCVAAFQAPIIMMSQRRQEAKDRLRAENDYQVNLKAELELRLLHDKIDHQLSHQWRRLLEIQRIQIDLLHEMQREAPMSRLGLHHARSEPAAPDQPEAPPETTDPKSL from the coding sequence ATGTCAGAGCCGCGCCACATGCCAGAGGACGAAACGCCCCAAAAGCCCTGCTCGGTCTGCCACAGGGACTATCCCGCCCGGCTGCTGACCCCAGACAGCGACATCCGCAACTCGCTGACCGCGCTCATCCGCAAGGATGTGCCCGATTGGAACGAGGACAGCGCCGTCTGCGCCGATTGCCTGCTGAAATACCGCCAGCTCTACCTCACCCATGTGCTCGCCGATGAAACCGGAGAGCTGGGCGAGCTCGAATCCGAAGTCGCCGAGGCCCTGCGCACCGGCCGCCTGCTGACCCTGCAAACCGCGCCCGAGGATATCGAGGAAGAGCAGACCGTCGGCCAGAACGTCGCCGATGTCGTGGCCGAATGGGGCGGCTCCTGGACCTTCATCCTGCTCTTTTGCGGCGTCTTGGTCCTGTGGATGGGCATGAATGCCATCGGCATCCTGTCACAGCCCTTCGACCCCTATCCGTTCATCCTGCTCAACCTGCTTCTGTCCTGCGTCGCCGCCTTTCAGGCCCCGATCATTATGATGAGCCAGCGCCGCCAGGAGGCCAAGGATCGGCTGCGCGCGGAAAACGACTATCAGGTCAATCTCAAGGCAGAGCTCGAATTGCGGCTCTTGCACGACAAGATCGACCATCAGCTCAGCCATCAATGGCGACGTCTGCTCGAAATCCAGCGCATCCAGATCGACCTGCTCCATGAAATGCAGCGCGAGGCTCCGATGTCGCGTCTGGGTCTGCACCACGCCCGCAGCGAGCCCGCCGCGCCTGATCAACCTGAAGCCCCGCCAGAAACCACCGATCCCAAATCGCTCTAA
- a CDS encoding VUT family protein, with product MTRLLPGILAMAIVVVASNILVQHLLGDWLTWGALTYPVAFLVTDIMNRIYGPAAARKVVFAGFLTGIACSIVAAGMDKTTLRIAIASGAAFLSAQLLDIAIFNRLRRLNWWLPPLAATLAGSVLDTAVFFGIAFSGALSGLFPHDDVAWANALVPLLGHGPVQPLWVSLALADWSVKMAQAIVALVPFRIIVGNLLERRAQI from the coding sequence ATGACCCGCCTTCTGCCCGGCATTCTTGCCATGGCCATCGTTGTGGTGGCCTCGAATATTCTGGTCCAGCATCTGCTGGGCGACTGGCTGACCTGGGGGGCGCTGACCTATCCCGTGGCCTTCCTCGTCACCGATATCATGAACCGGATCTATGGTCCGGCCGCCGCACGCAAGGTCGTCTTTGCGGGCTTTCTGACCGGCATCGCCTGTTCGATCGTCGCGGCTGGCATGGACAAGACCACGCTGCGCATCGCCATCGCCTCGGGCGCGGCGTTCTTGTCGGCGCAGCTTCTCGATATCGCGATCTTCAACCGGCTGCGGCGCCTGAACTGGTGGCTGCCGCCTCTGGCCGCGACTTTGGCCGGATCGGTTCTGGATACGGCAGTGTTTTTCGGCATCGCCTTTTCCGGCGCGCTGAGCGGGCTTTTCCCCCATGACGATGTCGCCTGGGCCAATGCGCTGGTGCCGCTTCTGGGTCATGGCCCGGTCCAGCCGCTTTGGGTGTCGCTGGCTCTCGCCGACTGGTCGGTCAAGATGGCGCAGGCGATTGTGGCGCTGGTGCCGTTCCGTATCATTGTCGGAAATCTTCTCGAGCGGCGGGCGCAAATCTGA
- a CDS encoding serine hydrolase domain-containing protein, giving the protein MSEMTATEALDRAIDSALAENRIVGAAVLMAEDGETVYARNAGLADREAGREVTPATWFRYSSVSKPFTTVAALRLMQDGRLSPEDPVVRWLPDFTPAFADGTRPEITVNHLLSHMAGLDYGFGQLPGGSYETAGVSDGISERAISLAENIRRIASVPLDLTPGEDWRYSVATDVLGAVIEAVTDNALPFAMADLVTGPLALDAAYFLPGTQNLAAAYTDARPEPRRMEGVTHAQGNLPEGYRFSYDPERITDLSAFPSGGGGMAGTAEAALTLLETLRAGDFIAPEWRRAATEPRFAYPHPMRGPGMSHGWAGAIVTDPALAGIDLSPGSFSWGGIYGHSWFIDPTRRRTVLVMTNTAVEGMAGQLSLEAMAAISRP; this is encoded by the coding sequence ATGAGTGAGATGACCGCGACCGAGGCTCTGGACCGGGCCATCGACAGCGCGCTTGCCGAGAACCGGATCGTCGGCGCAGCGGTGCTGATGGCCGAGGATGGCGAGACCGTTTACGCCCGCAACGCCGGGCTCGCCGATCGCGAGGCCGGGCGCGAGGTCACGCCGGCGACTTGGTTTCGCTACTCCTCGGTCTCGAAGCCCTTCACCACAGTGGCGGCGCTGCGCCTGATGCAAGACGGGCGGCTCTCGCCCGAGGATCCGGTCGTGCGCTGGCTGCCCGATTTCACCCCGGCCTTTGCCGATGGCACCCGCCCCGAGATCACGGTCAATCATCTCTTGTCGCATATGGCGGGGCTCGATTATGGCTTTGGCCAGCTTCCGGGTGGCAGCTATGAGACGGCGGGGGTCTCGGATGGGATTTCCGAGCGCGCGATTTCGCTGGCCGAAAACATCCGCCGGATCGCGAGCGTGCCGCTCGATCTGACGCCGGGCGAAGATTGGCGCTATTCGGTCGCAACCGACGTGCTGGGCGCGGTGATCGAGGCGGTGACCGACAATGCCCTGCCCTTCGCCATGGCCGATCTCGTGACCGGGCCGCTGGCGCTCGATGCTGCCTATTTCCTGCCCGGCACGCAAAATCTGGCCGCCGCCTATACCGATGCCCGGCCCGAGCCGCGCCGGATGGAGGGCGTGACCCATGCGCAGGGCAATCTGCCCGAGGGTTATCGTTTCAGTTATGACCCCGAGCGCATCACCGATCTCTCGGCCTTCCCCTCGGGCGGGGGCGGCATGGCGGGCACCGCCGAGGCCGCGCTGACGCTGCTCGAGACCCTGCGCGCGGGCGATTTCATCGCGCCCGAATGGCGCCGCGCCGCGACCGAGCCGCGCTTTGCCTATCCCCATCCGATGCGCGGCCCCGGCATGAGCCATGGCTGGGCGGGGGCGATCGTGACCGATCCGGCGCTGGCGGGCATCGATCTGTCGCCGGGCAGTTTCAGTTGGGGCGGCATCTATGGTCATAGCTGGTTCATTGATCCGACGCGCCGCCGCACGGTTCTGGTGATGACCAATACCGCCGTCGAGGGCATGGCGGGGCAGCTCTCGCTGGAGGCCATGGCCGCGATCTCCCGGCCCTAG
- a CDS encoding esterase-like activity of phytase family protein, translated as MSGHSRRTLTGRFSVLIAFCVAAAALLTAAATYTVNARGEISNKAEYIGTYVWHEDAPDFGGYSGIELTEDGRSFMALSDRATLRWGEIERDAEGRISGMVSKGMSRLHDSQGRPLPPGHLGDSEGIAIDSEGRIYVSFEGLVRVARYDTPDAPAKVLKGPPEFKQMQRNSALESLAITPDGTLLTMPERSGALDRPFPVWRWRKGVWDQPFSVSRNGNWLPVGSDIGPDGKFYLLERDFKGLLGFLSRVRRFDLTDAGLVNEEILLQSYPMQYDNLEGIAVWKDDQGIRLTMISDDNFYFLQRTELVEYRIRD; from the coding sequence ATGTCAGGCCATAGCCGTCGCACGCTGACGGGACGTTTCTCGGTCCTGATCGCCTTTTGTGTCGCCGCTGCTGCTCTTTTGACGGCGGCGGCGACCTATACGGTCAACGCCCGCGGCGAGATCTCGAACAAGGCCGAATATATCGGCACCTATGTCTGGCACGAAGATGCGCCGGATTTCGGCGGTTATTCCGGGATCGAGCTGACAGAGGACGGGCGCAGCTTCATGGCTTTGTCCGACCGCGCGACCCTGCGCTGGGGCGAGATCGAGCGCGACGCCGAAGGTCGCATCTCCGGCATGGTCTCAAAAGGCATGTCGCGGCTGCACGATAGCCAGGGCCGCCCGCTCCCGCCCGGTCATCTCGGCGACAGCGAGGGCATTGCGATCGACAGCGAGGGCCGGATCTATGTCAGCTTCGAGGGGCTGGTGCGGGTCGCGCGCTATGACACGCCCGACGCGCCTGCCAAGGTCCTGAAAGGCCCGCCCGAATTCAAGCAGATGCAGCGCAATTCCGCGCTCGAATCCTTGGCGATCACCCCGGACGGCACGCTTCTGACCATGCCCGAACGCTCGGGCGCGCTCGACCGGCCCTTCCCGGTTTGGCGCTGGCGCAAAGGCGTCTGGGATCAGCCGTTTTCGGTCTCGCGCAATGGTAACTGGCTGCCCGTCGGCTCGGATATCGGGCCCGATGGCAAGTTCTATCTGCTCGAACGCGACTTCAAAGGATTGCTGGGATTCCTCAGCCGCGTGCGCCGCTTTGACCTGACCGATGCGGGGCTGGTGAACGAAGAAATTCTTCTGCAATCCTATCCGATGCAATATGACAATCTCGAAGGGATCGCGGTCTGGAAGGACGATCAGGGCATCCGTTTGACCATGATTTCAGACGATAATTTCTATTTCCTCCAGCGCACAGAGCTGGTCGAATACCGCATCCGCGACTAA
- the mepA gene encoding penicillin-insensitive murein endopeptidase, which produces MIRRILTTAAALAALALPVSAPPAMAKDPLAKDVFGAAAGPTGGKPAAIGFYSKGCISGAVQLPETGPSWQAMRLSRNRNWGHPQMIDFLIGLSQAAQKSGWRGLYIGDIGQPRGGPASSGHASHQMGLDADIWMLPPSSLKLSAAQREDVSSVSVVNKAGTQLTEYWNPGTFSIIRAAASDPRVERLFVDPVVKVAMCEQETGNRAYLRKIRPINAHNFHFHVRLSCPAGSVCQKQDPPPAGDGCAEAMEWIKNRIDPSRVKPVPPDPNYRHPRTYRLSEMPEQCQAIAVAR; this is translated from the coding sequence GTGATCAGACGCATTCTGACAACCGCCGCAGCTTTGGCCGCGCTGGCGTTGCCGGTATCGGCGCCGCCCGCCATGGCCAAGGATCCGCTTGCCAAAGACGTATTCGGCGCCGCGGCTGGCCCGACCGGAGGCAAGCCCGCCGCCATCGGCTTTTACTCGAAAGGCTGCATTTCCGGCGCGGTCCAGCTGCCGGAAACCGGGCCGAGCTGGCAGGCCATGCGGCTGTCGCGCAACCGCAACTGGGGCCATCCCCAGATGATCGATTTCCTGATCGGCCTGTCGCAAGCCGCGCAGAAATCGGGCTGGCGCGGGCTGTACATCGGCGATATCGGCCAGCCGCGCGGCGGCCCGGCCTCGTCGGGTCACGCCAGCCACCAGATGGGGCTCGATGCCGATATCTGGATGCTGCCACCCTCGAGCCTGAAGCTCTCGGCTGCGCAGCGCGAAGATGTCTCGTCGGTTTCGGTGGTGAACAAGGCGGGCACCCAGCTCACCGAATATTGGAACCCCGGCACCTTCTCGATCATCCGCGCCGCCGCCAGCGATCCGCGCGTCGAGCGGCTTTTCGTCGATCCGGTGGTCAAGGTCGCGATGTGCGAGCAAGAGACCGGCAACCGCGCCTATCTGCGCAAGATCCGCCCGATCAATGCGCATAACTTCCACTTCCACGTCCGCCTGTCCTGCCCTGCGGGCTCGGTCTGCCAAAAGCAGGACCCGCCGCCCGCCGGAGACGGCTGCGCCGAGGCGATGGAATGGATCAAGAACCGCATCGATCCAAGCCGCGTGAAGCCGGTGCCGCCTGATCCGAACTATCGCCATCCCCGGACCTATCGACTGAGCGAGATGCCCGAGCAATGTCAGGCCATAGCCGTCGCACGCTGA
- a CDS encoding MFS transporter encodes MAVLDKKRIWGWWFFDWASQPYSTLLMTFIFPIYFTEAARAHFTALGQSPAEAGASAQSLWGYGLAIAGICIAVLAPILGSVADAAGRRLIWVWFFSIFYVLGSGALWFLTPAGDNLILVVAAFGIGLIAMEFTTIFTNALLPGLAPRAEIGRVSGTGFAFGYLGGVVSLAVMLLFFAENTQTGRTLIGLAPAFGLDPTLREGTRAAGPLTAIWYIVFMLPFLFWVKEPRSASNTRAASGIRPALRSLWTLLKSLRHRRSLTAWLISSMFSRDALNGLYAFGGVYAAAVLGWPVFLAGVFGIVSAFSAALITWLGGRADQRWGPRPVIAVCSVVLIAVCLIVIGMSRESFFGLTIPPGSKLPDAIFFACGIAIGGAGGALQSASRTMMVHHTTPEQATEAFGLYALSGKATAFLAPLLIAVATDLSGNQQIGISPLIVMFIFSLLLLTRVKPEGEPEQ; translated from the coding sequence ATGGCTGTGCTCGACAAGAAACGGATCTGGGGATGGTGGTTCTTCGATTGGGCCAGCCAGCCTTACTCGACGCTGCTGATGACCTTCATCTTCCCGATCTATTTCACCGAGGCCGCGCGCGCCCATTTCACCGCGCTCGGCCAATCGCCCGCCGAGGCCGGTGCAAGCGCCCAATCGCTTTGGGGCTATGGGCTGGCGATCGCCGGGATCTGCATTGCGGTGCTGGCGCCCATTCTGGGCTCGGTCGCGGATGCGGCGGGGCGGCGGCTGATCTGGGTCTGGTTCTTCTCGATCTTCTACGTGCTGGGCTCGGGCGCGCTGTGGTTTCTGACACCCGCGGGCGACAATCTGATCCTTGTGGTCGCGGCCTTCGGTATCGGCCTGATCGCCATGGAATTCACCACGATCTTCACCAATGCGCTGCTGCCGGGCCTTGCCCCGCGTGCCGAGATCGGGCGCGTTTCCGGCACGGGCTTCGCCTTTGGCTATCTGGGCGGCGTGGTCTCGCTCGCGGTAATGCTGCTGTTTTTCGCCGAAAACACCCAGACCGGGCGGACGCTGATCGGCCTCGCCCCTGCTTTCGGCCTTGACCCGACCCTGCGCGAAGGCACCCGCGCCGCCGGGCCGCTGACCGCGATCTGGTATATCGTCTTCATGCTGCCCTTCCTGTTTTGGGTGAAGGAGCCGCGCAGCGCCAGCAACACGCGCGCCGCAAGCGGCATCCGCCCGGCGCTGCGCAGCCTCTGGACGCTGTTGAAAAGCCTGCGCCATCGCCGCTCGCTCACGGCCTGGCTGATCTCGTCGATGTTCTCGCGCGATGCGCTGAACGGGCTTTATGCCTTCGGCGGCGTCTATGCGGCGGCGGTGCTGGGCTGGCCGGTGTTTCTCGCAGGGGTTTTCGGCATCGTCAGCGCGTTTTCCGCCGCGCTCATCACCTGGCTTGGCGGGCGCGCGGATCAGCGCTGGGGACCGCGCCCGGTGATCGCGGTCTGCTCGGTCGTGTTGATCGCCGTCTGCCTGATCGTCATCGGCATGAGCCGCGAGAGCTTCTTCGGCCTGACAATCCCGCCCGGATCGAAGCTGCCCGATGCGATTTTCTTTGCCTGCGGCATCGCCATCGGCGGCGCGGGCGGCGCGCTTCAATCGGCGAGCCGGACGATGATGGTCCATCACACCACGCCCGAACAGGCGACCGAAGCCTTTGGCCTTTATGCGCTTTCGGGCAAGGCCACGGCCTTTCTCGCCCCGCTTCTGATCGCGGTGGCGACCGATCTCAGCGGCAATCAGCAGATCGGCATCTCTCCGCTCATCGTGATGTTCATTTTCTCGCTCTTGCTGTTAACTCGGGTCAAACCAGAGGGAGAACCCGAGCAGTGA
- a CDS encoding acyl-CoA thioesterase, which translates to MYPFIRFVREMWSARRQPKLPVTGVHVSTHRCWPWDIDPWVELNNGRTLTLYDLGRIPLAERTGLIEILRREKWGITIAGNSVRYRRRIRAFQRFTMVSHTIGWDARFLYMEQTLWSKGECCNHMLVRAAITSPEGIVAPARMLAVAGEPDQSPPLPDWVTAWIEADAQRPWPPVLPTLAPTDPNEDLPR; encoded by the coding sequence ATGTATCCGTTTATCCGCTTCGTCAGGGAGATGTGGAGCGCCCGCCGCCAGCCCAAGCTGCCGGTGACCGGGGTCCATGTCTCGACCCATCGCTGCTGGCCCTGGGACATCGACCCTTGGGTCGAGCTGAACAACGGGCGCACGCTGACGCTTTACGATCTTGGCCGCATCCCACTGGCCGAACGCACCGGGCTGATCGAGATCCTGCGCCGCGAGAAATGGGGCATCACCATTGCGGGCAATTCGGTGCGCTACCGCCGCCGGATCCGCGCGTTCCAGCGCTTCACCATGGTCAGCCACACGATCGGCTGGGATGCGCGTTTCCTCTATATGGAGCAGACGCTTTGGTCGAAGGGCGAATGCTGCAACCATATGCTGGTGCGCGCGGCGATCACCTCGCCCGAGGGCATTGTCGCGCCCGCCCGGATGCTCGCGGTCGCGGGCGAGCCGGACCAAAGCCCGCCCCTGCCCGATTGGGTCACCGCCTGGATCGAGGCCGATGCGCAGCGCCCCTGGCCGCCGGTCCTGCCCACGCTTGCGCCCACAGATCCAAATGAGGATTTGCCTCGCTAG
- a CDS encoding YggT family protein, whose product MTTLFQALMLILDVIWFVMIAHIIMSWLINFQVLNLRQPLVWQLWNGLSRLLEPLYAPVRRFLPNTGGLDLAPLVVFIAIIILKQLLINNAGAFYGY is encoded by the coding sequence ATGACGACGCTCTTCCAAGCTTTGATGCTGATCCTCGACGTGATCTGGTTCGTCATGATCGCGCATATCATCATGTCCTGGCTGATCAATTTTCAGGTGCTCAACCTGCGTCAGCCACTGGTCTGGCAGCTGTGGAACGGCCTGTCGCGCCTGCTCGAGCCGCTTTACGCGCCAGTGCGGCGCTTCCTGCCCAACACCGGCGGGCTTGATCTGGCGCCGCTTGTGGTCTTCATCGCGATCATCATCCTCAAGCAGCTTCTGATCAACAACGCCGGCGCGTTCTACGGCTACTGA